Genomic window (Marinobacter fonticola):
CGCCGGTCGCCTCAATCAGGCGCAGGCATTCGGTGTCGGCGTAATCCGTATCTATGCGGAACGCACGCTCCGGCGGGACATCAGCCCGCCGACAGATCGCTTGCACTGCGTCGTCGCCACCGTGCCGGCGAATCAGGTCTACAAGGACCTTCTGGATCAAACCAATCATGAAAGCTGGATACTCCGGATACGGAATGGTCGGCAAAGCAATCCGTCGCCTTCGACAGGCTCTTGGCCCATCTTGGACGCCATTGTGCAGACTCGGACATCTAACGGGAATAGGTATACCACCAAAGGTTACCTAGCCAATCGATGCGGTGGATTGGGCGTGCTGGCCCCGGCCATACTTGTCCCTCACTGACGAGGCGTATATTCTCCCATCGTCGGTTTCCTTCGGGAACTAAGGAGCCTCTGAATAACTCCTGGATCGCCTCTGGCTTTTAGAGCCATCCACAATCAAGGCGCGACTTTGCAGGAAGGCTGGTTGCCTTTCAAAAAGTCGCAACGCGGAGTGTGGATGGCTCTAAAAGCCCCGAAGGGCGCGCTCTGAAGACTGCATCTGCCGCGTTGCGGCTCTTGGCAAGGACTACGGCCATTACCGGCGAGCCCCGCCTTGCAGCTACAGCCTTCAGAGCACGCAGAGGCGGTCCAGGAGTTATTCAGAGGCTCCCTAACAGGGAATTCGCCGCAGCCCTGCTGCGAACCGAAACTGCCCCCGCAACTGTAGACGGTGAGCCACGTCCTTCCATGCCACTGGGATACCATCCCGGGAAGGCTGGGCGAGCAACGACCCGTCAGTCAGGAGACCTGCCGACAAGACGTTTCATAACGCCGGGCGGGGTGTCCCGGGGGAAGGAAGGATGAGACTCGTTTCATCATTCGGCGCGCCCCCTGGACCGCCGCTTTGCCGACCAGCGCTTCCGGACTATTGGACCCCCGTTCAACCTTGATTGATCCGGAGTTCCACTATGCGCTTCCTTCGCCCCGCCCTGCTCGCGCTATGCGCGCTGCCAGGACCCCAGACCCTGGCCGATGCCACCGAGTACCCCGTTACTCTGACCAACTGCGGCGCCGCTGTCAGCTTCGAGGCCGCCCCCGAAAACACCGTCACCATCGGCCAGGCCGCCACAGAGATCCTTTACTCTCTGGGCGTGGGCAACACCGTTTCGGGTACCTCGGTCTGGTTCAATCCGGTGCTCCCTGAATTCGAGGCACTCAATGCGGGCATCGACCGGATCGCCGACAACGACCCCAGTTTTGAATCCGTGGTAAACCGGAAGCCGGACCTGGTGACCGTGCAGTACGAATGGCACGTCGGATCAACTGGAAGCGTCGCGACCCGCGAGCAGTTCCATGAACTGGGTATTTCGACCTACATCATGCCCGCGGACTGCGATACCAAGGACAACTCCACCGGCGGCGACGGGACCCGTGTGGCAGCTTTCTCCCCGGATTCGATTTACAAGGGCATCAACGAGCTGGCGGCCATCTACGATGTGCAGGACGCAGGCGCCGCACTCGTCGCCGACCTCAAGACGCGGGAAGCCGACGCTGCCGAACGTGCCGAAAACCTCGAGCTGCCAGGCGATCTTTCCGCGGTCTTCTGGTTCTCCTCCGCCGATCTGGAGATCGATCCCTACGTCGCCGGGCGTCTGGGCGCGCCGGGCTATATGATGGACAAGCTCGGCATCCGCAACGTGATCGAGTCCGACGAGGAATGGCCCACGGTGGGCTGGGAGTCCATCGCCAAGGCCGACCCGGACGTGATCGTCATCGCCCGGATGGACCGGCGCCGGTTCCCGGCCGACGATGTGGAAAAGAAACTGGCGTTCCTGCGCGACGACCCGGTGACCCGCCAGATGACGGCTGTCCGCGAAGGACGCATCGTACAAATGGACGCCCATGCCATGAGTGCCACTTTACGCACGATCTTTGGCCTTGAGGCACTCTCCGAGGCGCTGGCAAGCATGTCCTTCGACCGATGAATTCGACCGTGGCGCTACAGACGGTGGTGCGCTCCCGGCTGCGGTGGGTCTGGTTGCCGCCGTTGGTGCTGGTTAGCGCGCTGATCGCCGGTACCGCCATTGGCGAGACGCGGATTCCCATCGAAACCGTACTCAAAGTGCTCGCCAACCGGCTCTGGGATGCGGGCTACGCCGTGGACCGTATCGACGAGGGTATCGTCTGGAGCTACCGGTTCAGCCGCGCCATCGTGGCGGCGGCCTGCGGTGCCGGGCTGGCGCTTGCCGGCGTTGTGCTTCAGGCACTGCTGCGCAACCCCCTGGCCGATCCCTTCCTGATGGGTATTTCCGCTGGCGCGTCCACCGGCGCGGTTGCGGTGACCGTGGCGGGCATCGGCGCGGGGGCGTTTACGCTCTCTGCCGGCGCCTTCGCTGGCGCCGTCCTGGCCTTCGGCCTGGTTGTCCTGCTGGCCCACGCCGCGACCGGCGGCGCCGGCGGCCGCGGCCTACAGGCCGCCGGAGCGATTATCCTCGCCGGTATCGCAGGCTCGCAGCTGTTCAATGCCCTTACCGCGTTTATCATCGCCAAATCCGCCAATGCCGAACAGGCGCGCGGAATCATGTTCTGGCTGCTCGGCAATCTTTCGGGGGTGCGCTGGGACGATGTTTTTCTTGCCGTGCCCGTCGCCCTGGCTGGCCTGCTGGTCTGCCTCTGGCACATGCGGGCCCTGGATGGGTTCACCTTTGGCGCAGACAGCGCCGCATCCATGGGCATCGCCGTGCGTCCGGTGCGGGGCATCCTGATCGCGACCACCGCCCTGGTCACCGCAGTGATGGTGTCGATGGTGGGCGCCATCGGCTTTGTCGGACTGGTCATCCCCCACGCCATGCGGTTTATTGTCGGCAGCCGCCACGCCCGGCTGGTGCCCACCTCGGCGCTGGCGGGCGCCGTGTTCCTGATCGGCTCGGATGTGCTTTCGCGCATCCTCGTACCGGGCCAGGTGCTGCCCATCGGCGTGATTACGTCGCTGATCGGCGCCCCGGCCTTCGCGATGATCCTGGTCCGCGGCGCGGGGACACGATGAAGCTTACCGGAGAACGCCTGCACTGGGCCGTCCAGGGCCAACGGCTGCTGGATAATGTCAGTCTCGAGATCGAGCCGGGCGAGACCTTCGGCCTGATCGGACCCAACGGTTCGGGTAAAAGTACGCTGCTGCGTCTGCTTGCCGGACTACGCAAACCCGCAAAAGGCCGCGCATGCCTGAACGGCCGGCCGCTCACCGGCATGCGCCAGCGCGAAATCGCCCAGTCCATTGCCCTCGTCGAACAGCAGGCGGAAACCACCGACCGTCTAACCGTGCGTCAAGCCGTGGAATTGGGGCGTACGCCGTTCCTCTCGGCTATGAGACCCTGGTCCGAGCGGGACACGGCGATCGTTTCCCGGGCTCTGGACGATGTGGACATGCTTCACTTCGCCGACCGGCTCTGGCACACCCTGTCCGGCGGGGAGCGCCAGCGGGTCCACATTGCCCGGGCGCTGGCTCAGCAGCCCAAGATCCTGCTACTCGACGAGCCCACCAATCATCTCGACATCCATCATCAACTCTCTATCTTGACGCTGGTCAGGCGTTTACCCATGACCGTGGTGATCGCCCTGCACGACCTCAATCAAGCCATGGACTGCGACCGGCTGGGCGTAATGGAAAGGGGCCGTCTGGTGGCGCTGGGTACGCCGGCTGAGGTACTGACGACAGAACGGTTACGGCATACGTTCGGCGTCGCGGCGGATATCCTGAACGATCCGGTGGACGGCAGCCGGATCATGCGTTTTCGTCATGCGCTTTGTCCCCATGAATAGGGCTATCCATGGGAGTCGCTATTCGGTGTTGGTTGAACGGAGTGGTGATCGTGCCCCTCCCACTAGCCGTGCTTTACGGTTGGGGTCAGGACACCCAGCAATGCTAGACTGCCCATTAACTCATTTTTGACGCAAGACAGCCTACGAA
Coding sequences:
- a CDS encoding ABC transporter substrate-binding protein gives rise to the protein MRFLRPALLALCALPGPQTLADATEYPVTLTNCGAAVSFEAAPENTVTIGQAATEILYSLGVGNTVSGTSVWFNPVLPEFEALNAGIDRIADNDPSFESVVNRKPDLVTVQYEWHVGSTGSVATREQFHELGISTYIMPADCDTKDNSTGGDGTRVAAFSPDSIYKGINELAAIYDVQDAGAALVADLKTREADAAERAENLELPGDLSAVFWFSSADLEIDPYVAGRLGAPGYMMDKLGIRNVIESDEEWPTVGWESIAKADPDVIVIARMDRRRFPADDVEKKLAFLRDDPVTRQMTAVREGRIVQMDAHAMSATLRTIFGLEALSEALASMSFDR
- a CDS encoding ABC transporter ATP-binding protein, encoding MKLTGERLHWAVQGQRLLDNVSLEIEPGETFGLIGPNGSGKSTLLRLLAGLRKPAKGRACLNGRPLTGMRQREIAQSIALVEQQAETTDRLTVRQAVELGRTPFLSAMRPWSERDTAIVSRALDDVDMLHFADRLWHTLSGGERQRVHIARALAQQPKILLLDEPTNHLDIHHQLSILTLVRRLPMTVVIALHDLNQAMDCDRLGVMERGRLVALGTPAEVLTTERLRHTFGVAADILNDPVDGSRIMRFRHALCPHE
- a CDS encoding FecCD family ABC transporter permease, with product MNSTVALQTVVRSRLRWVWLPPLVLVSALIAGTAIGETRIPIETVLKVLANRLWDAGYAVDRIDEGIVWSYRFSRAIVAAACGAGLALAGVVLQALLRNPLADPFLMGISAGASTGAVAVTVAGIGAGAFTLSAGAFAGAVLAFGLVVLLAHAATGGAGGRGLQAAGAIILAGIAGSQLFNALTAFIIAKSANAEQARGIMFWLLGNLSGVRWDDVFLAVPVALAGLLVCLWHMRALDGFTFGADSAASMGIAVRPVRGILIATTALVTAVMVSMVGAIGFVGLVIPHAMRFIVGSRHARLVPTSALAGAVFLIGSDVLSRILVPGQVLPIGVITSLIGAPAFAMILVRGAGTR